The Streptomyces sp. NBC_00162 genome window below encodes:
- a CDS encoding urease subunit alpha produces the protein MSKKTPHSDHCAPGSRHIDPHEYASVFGPRAGDRVRLGDSGLTVRVESDAQKPGDEFLAGFGKTARDGLHLKAAAVRETCDVVISNVLVIDAVLGIRKVSVGIREGRIHAIGRAGNPDTLDGVDVVVGTGTSIVSGEGLIATAGAVDTHVHLLSPRIMEASLAAGVTTIIGQEFGPVWGVGVNSPWALKHAFNAFDAWPVNIGFLARGSSSDAAPLVEALAEGGASGFKVHEDMGAHTRALDTALRVAEEYDVQVALHSDGLNECLSVEDTLRVLDGRTIHAFHIEGCGGGHVPNVLKMAGVPNVIGSSTNPTLPFGRDAVAEHYGMIVSVHDLKPDLPGDAAMARDRIRAGTMGAEDVLHDLGAIGITSSDAQGMGRAGETIRRTFAMAAKMKGERGPLDGDSPGDGEGDDNARVLRYMAKLTINPAIAHGLAHEIGSIEVGKLADIVLWRPQFFGAKPQLVLKSGFPAYGVTGDPNAATDTCEPLVLGPQFGSYGATAADISVAFVSAAAAALGSDEMPTRRRRVAVRGTRGIGPKDLLLNSRVGAVDVDARSGLVSLDGEPLRSEAAESVSLNRLYFL, from the coding sequence GTGAGCAAGAAGACCCCCCACAGCGATCACTGCGCGCCGGGCAGCCGCCACATCGACCCGCACGAGTACGCCTCCGTCTTCGGCCCCCGGGCCGGGGACCGGGTGCGGCTCGGCGACTCCGGGCTCACCGTCCGGGTGGAGTCCGACGCCCAGAAGCCCGGGGACGAGTTCCTGGCCGGCTTCGGCAAGACCGCCCGCGACGGCCTGCACCTGAAGGCCGCCGCCGTCCGCGAGACCTGCGACGTCGTCATCAGCAACGTCCTGGTGATCGATGCCGTCCTCGGCATCCGCAAGGTCTCCGTAGGCATCCGCGAGGGCCGCATCCACGCCATCGGCCGGGCCGGCAACCCGGACACCCTCGACGGGGTCGACGTGGTCGTCGGCACGGGTACGTCGATCGTCTCCGGCGAAGGCCTGATCGCCACAGCCGGAGCCGTGGACACCCACGTCCACCTGCTCTCCCCGCGCATCATGGAGGCCTCGCTCGCTGCGGGCGTCACCACGATCATCGGCCAGGAGTTCGGCCCGGTCTGGGGCGTCGGCGTCAACTCCCCGTGGGCGCTGAAGCACGCCTTCAACGCCTTCGACGCCTGGCCCGTCAACATCGGCTTCCTCGCCCGCGGCTCCTCCTCGGACGCCGCCCCGCTCGTCGAGGCACTCGCCGAAGGCGGCGCCTCCGGCTTCAAGGTCCACGAGGACATGGGCGCGCACACCCGCGCCCTGGACACCGCCCTGCGGGTCGCCGAGGAGTACGACGTACAGGTCGCCCTGCACAGCGACGGCCTCAACGAGTGCCTCTCCGTCGAGGACACCCTGCGCGTCCTGGACGGCCGGACCATCCACGCCTTCCACATCGAGGGCTGCGGCGGCGGACACGTCCCCAACGTGCTCAAGATGGCGGGCGTGCCGAACGTCATCGGCTCCTCCACCAACCCCACCCTGCCCTTCGGCCGGGACGCGGTGGCCGAGCACTACGGCATGATCGTCTCCGTCCACGACCTCAAGCCGGACCTCCCGGGCGACGCCGCCATGGCCCGCGACCGGATCCGCGCGGGCACCATGGGGGCCGAGGACGTCCTGCACGACCTCGGCGCGATCGGCATCACCTCCTCCGACGCCCAGGGCATGGGCCGCGCGGGCGAGACCATCCGCCGCACCTTCGCCATGGCCGCCAAGATGAAGGGCGAGCGCGGTCCCCTGGACGGAGACTCGCCCGGCGACGGCGAGGGCGACGACAACGCCCGCGTCCTGCGCTACATGGCCAAGCTGACCATCAACCCCGCCATCGCCCACGGCCTGGCCCACGAGATCGGCTCCATCGAGGTCGGCAAACTCGCCGACATCGTGCTGTGGCGCCCGCAGTTCTTCGGTGCCAAGCCGCAGCTGGTCCTCAAGTCCGGCTTCCCGGCGTACGGGGTCACCGGCGACCCCAACGCCGCCACCGACACCTGCGAACCGCTGGTCCTCGGCCCGCAGTTCGGCTCGTACGGGGCCACCGCCGCCGACATCTCCGTCGCCTTCGTCTCGGCCGCAGCGGCCGCCCTCGGGAGCGACGAGATGCCGACCCGCCGACGCCGGGTCGCCGTCCGCGGGACCCGCGGCATCGGCCCCAAGGACCTGCTCCTCAACTCCCGGGTGGGCGCGGTCGATGTGGACGCGCGCAGCGGCCTCGTCTCCCTCGACGGGGAACCGCTGCGCTCCGAAGCCGCCGAATCGGTCTCCCTGAACCGCCTGTACTTCTTGTAA
- the ureA gene encoding urease subunit gamma produces MRLTPTERDRLLLRSAAELARARRARGLKLNVPEATALIADTVCEAARDGKRLAEAIEEARTVLGPGDVLPGVSDVVTEVHVEAVFDDGSRLAVVSSPIQGAVPLGDDAPGAVVPGPGLPQPEPVLHLRVRNTAAVPVSVTSHFHFFEANPRLDFDRAAAYGMRLCVPAGSSVRFDPHGEGEVGLVPIGGDRVAIGFAGLVDGPLDAPGAKEEALRRAAACGYLGVATDHADGDQA; encoded by the coding sequence GTGCGGCTGACCCCTACGGAGCGCGACCGGCTGCTGCTCCGCAGCGCTGCGGAACTGGCCAGGGCCCGACGGGCCCGGGGCCTGAAGCTCAACGTCCCGGAGGCCACCGCGCTGATCGCGGACACGGTCTGCGAGGCCGCGCGCGACGGCAAACGGCTCGCGGAGGCCATCGAGGAGGCCCGCACCGTGCTGGGCCCCGGCGACGTCCTGCCGGGTGTGTCCGACGTGGTCACCGAGGTGCACGTGGAGGCCGTCTTCGACGACGGATCCCGGCTCGCGGTGGTCTCGTCCCCCATCCAGGGCGCGGTGCCGCTCGGCGACGACGCCCCCGGGGCGGTCGTCCCCGGCCCCGGCCTCCCCCAGCCCGAGCCGGTGCTGCACCTGCGCGTGCGCAACACCGCCGCCGTGCCGGTGAGCGTCACCTCCCACTTCCACTTCTTCGAGGCGAACCCGCGCCTCGACTTCGACCGCGCCGCGGCCTACGGGATGCGATTGTGCGTACCGGCGGGCTCGTCCGTACGGTTCGACCCGCACGGCGAGGGCGAGGTCGGACTCGTCCCGATCGGCGGCGACCGCGTCGCGATCGGCTTCGCGGGCCTGGTCGACGGCCCCCTCGACGCCCCCGGAGCCAAGGAAGAGGCCCTGCGCCGGGCCGCCGCCTGCGGCTATCTCGGCGTCGCCACCGACCACGCGGACGGAGACCAGGCGTGA
- a CDS encoding agmatine deiminase family protein: protein MTAQPVNDGFRMPAEWTPHERTWMAWPSPNPTFTNEQELAEAREAWGAVARAVRTYEPVTLVVSPGDAESARAIVGDDVQLVERELDDAWMRDIGPTFVTNDAGELAAVDWTFNGWGAQEWARWEHDSKIARHVSDVVGTRTYSTPLVNEGGAIHVDGEGTVLLTDTVQLGEGRNPGWSRQQVEAEIHAHLGTTKAIWLPYGLAGDYGTYGTQGHVDIVAAFARPGVVMVHTQPDPAHPDHERCKTIAAILRASTDAQGRQLEVVEIPAPTVLEEDGEWVDYSYINHYLCNGGVVLCSFDDPRDEEAAEIFRGLFPERTVTLVDARTIFAGGGGIHCITQQQPKV, encoded by the coding sequence ATGACTGCACAGCCCGTGAACGACGGTTTCCGGATGCCCGCCGAGTGGACCCCCCACGAGCGCACCTGGATGGCCTGGCCCAGCCCCAACCCGACCTTCACCAACGAGCAGGAGCTCGCCGAGGCCCGCGAGGCCTGGGGCGCCGTGGCCCGCGCGGTGCGTACGTACGAGCCCGTGACGCTCGTCGTCTCGCCCGGCGACGCCGAGAGCGCCCGCGCCATCGTGGGTGACGACGTCCAGCTGGTGGAGCGCGAGCTCGACGACGCCTGGATGCGCGACATCGGCCCGACCTTCGTCACCAACGACGCCGGCGAGCTCGCGGCGGTCGACTGGACCTTCAACGGCTGGGGCGCCCAGGAATGGGCCCGCTGGGAGCACGACTCGAAGATCGCCCGGCACGTCTCGGACGTGGTCGGCACCCGTACGTACAGCACCCCGCTCGTCAACGAGGGCGGCGCCATCCACGTCGACGGCGAGGGCACCGTGCTCCTCACCGACACCGTGCAGCTCGGCGAGGGCCGCAACCCCGGCTGGTCCCGCCAGCAGGTCGAGGCCGAGATCCACGCCCACCTCGGCACCACCAAGGCGATCTGGCTCCCGTACGGCCTGGCCGGTGACTACGGCACCTACGGCACCCAGGGCCACGTGGACATCGTCGCCGCCTTCGCCCGCCCCGGCGTGGTCATGGTGCACACCCAGCCCGACCCGGCCCACCCGGACCACGAGCGCTGCAAGACCATCGCCGCCATCCTGCGGGCGTCCACCGACGCGCAGGGCCGGCAGCTGGAGGTCGTGGAGATCCCGGCGCCGACCGTGCTGGAGGAGGACGGGGAGTGGGTGGACTACTCCTACATCAACCACTACCTGTGCAACGGCGGTGTCGTGCTGTGCTCCTTCGACGACCCGCGCGACGAGGAGGCCGCCGAGATCTTCCGCGGACTGTTCCCCGAGCGGACCGTGACACTCGTTGACGCACGTACGATTTTCGCCGGGGGTGGCGGAATCCACTGCATCACCCAGCAGCAGCCGAAGGTCTGA
- a CDS encoding TetR/AcrR family transcriptional regulator, whose translation MAAGAVPVRAARKNAPPREDVLVAAMATIAERGLEGLTMAGLGREVGMSSGHLLYYFRSKDELLLQTLEWSEAELGTERRALLSRRGPVSERLRAYVDLYVPTQPRDPHWTLWLEVWNRSQNAGPQERDRQAAIEGAWHRDLVALLAEGISRGEFRPVDPDRVAARIRALLDGFSIQLAVGLPSMDREAILDHVREFLTETLSPRETPRAQA comes from the coding sequence ATGGCGGCGGGTGCAGTACCGGTACGGGCGGCGCGCAAGAACGCGCCCCCGCGCGAGGACGTACTCGTCGCCGCCATGGCCACGATCGCCGAACGCGGCCTGGAAGGCCTGACCATGGCCGGTCTGGGCCGTGAGGTCGGCATGAGCAGCGGCCACCTCCTCTACTACTTCCGCAGCAAGGACGAGCTCCTGCTGCAGACCCTGGAGTGGAGCGAGGCGGAACTGGGCACCGAGCGGCGGGCGCTCCTCTCCCGCCGCGGCCCGGTGAGCGAGCGCCTGCGGGCGTACGTCGACCTCTACGTGCCCACGCAGCCCCGCGACCCGCACTGGACGCTGTGGCTGGAGGTCTGGAACCGCTCACAGAACGCCGGCCCCCAGGAACGCGACCGCCAGGCCGCCATCGAGGGCGCCTGGCACCGCGATCTGGTGGCGCTGCTCGCGGAGGGCATCTCGCGCGGCGAGTTCCGCCCGGTGGACCCCGACCGCGTGGCGGCCCGCATCCGGGCCCTGCTCGACGGGTTCAGCATCCAGCTGGCGGTGGGCCTGCCCTCGATGGACCGGGAGGCGATCCTGGACCACGTACGCGAGTTCCTGACGGAGACCCTCTCCCCGCGGGAGACGCCCCGGGCACAGGCCTGA
- a CDS encoding cytosine permease — protein MPIEQRGVDTIPEEERTSGPRDLISILLGSNLCLGVIVFGWLPPSFGLGLWPSVTAIVTGTVVGIAFTAPLALVSLRTATNLSTSSGAQFGVRGRLVGSVVGLLLSLGYTALTLWIGGDVMVGVLSRLTGLPDTGVSRAVMYGVLAVCTVVAAVFGYRLLLRMSKILSIGMVILLAIGLFAYAPDFTAAAPADTEYLLGSFWPTWLLAAVAAGLSGPVAFITLLGDYTRYISPRKHSSRKVFRATGFGLLIGLLIPQLFGTYTALAARAGAEYAGPLVEAAPFWYLVPLLAAAAAGSVGNAGLMLYSMGLDLDAIVPKATRTTATVIAAAVATAFVFVGSFEWDVQAAMTSFVLLLTAIGTPWAVITLIGHVRCKGRYDADALQVFNRRSVGGVYWYRGGWNVAATASWAIGAGVGLLAVTTPFYEGPLLALTGGVDCSFVLSGLAGGLVYTALTARTSPAAVPAEEPEPVAA, from the coding sequence ATGCCCATCGAACAGCGCGGAGTCGACACCATCCCCGAGGAGGAGCGGACGAGCGGTCCCCGTGACCTGATCTCGATCCTGCTCGGATCCAACCTCTGCCTCGGCGTGATCGTGTTCGGCTGGCTCCCCCCGTCCTTCGGACTGGGCCTGTGGCCCTCCGTCACCGCCATCGTGACCGGCACCGTGGTCGGCATCGCCTTCACCGCGCCGCTGGCACTGGTCTCCCTGCGGACCGCCACCAACCTCTCCACCTCCAGCGGAGCCCAGTTCGGTGTCCGCGGCCGCCTCGTCGGCTCGGTCGTCGGGCTGCTGCTGTCGCTGGGCTACACCGCGCTCACCCTGTGGATCGGCGGCGACGTGATGGTCGGCGTGCTCTCGCGGCTCACCGGGCTGCCGGACACCGGCGTCTCGCGGGCCGTGATGTACGGCGTACTGGCCGTCTGTACCGTCGTCGCGGCCGTCTTCGGCTACCGGCTACTGCTCCGCATGAGCAAGATCCTGTCCATCGGCATGGTGATCCTGCTGGCCATCGGCCTCTTCGCCTACGCCCCGGACTTCACCGCCGCCGCGCCGGCGGACACCGAGTACCTGCTGGGCTCCTTCTGGCCGACCTGGCTGCTCGCGGCCGTCGCCGCCGGCCTGAGCGGCCCCGTCGCCTTCATCACCCTGCTCGGCGACTACACCCGCTACATCTCCCCGCGCAAGCACAGCTCCCGCAAGGTCTTCCGGGCCACCGGCTTCGGCCTGCTGATCGGCCTGCTGATACCGCAGCTCTTCGGCACCTACACCGCGCTCGCCGCCCGGGCCGGCGCCGAGTACGCCGGGCCGCTGGTCGAGGCCGCGCCGTTCTGGTACCTGGTCCCGCTGCTCGCCGCGGCCGCCGCCGGTTCGGTGGGCAACGCCGGGCTGATGCTCTACTCCATGGGCCTCGACCTCGACGCGATCGTCCCCAAGGCCACGCGCACCACGGCCACCGTGATCGCCGCGGCCGTCGCCACCGCCTTCGTCTTCGTCGGCTCCTTCGAGTGGGACGTGCAGGCGGCGATGACCTCCTTCGTCCTCCTGCTGACCGCGATCGGCACCCCGTGGGCCGTGATCACCCTGATCGGCCACGTGCGCTGCAAGGGGCGGTACGACGCCGACGCCCTCCAGGTCTTCAACCGCCGCTCGGTGGGCGGGGTCTACTGGTACCGCGGCGGCTGGAACGTGGCCGCCACCGCCTCCTGGGCCATCGGCGCGGGTGTCGGCCTGCTCGCCGTGACCACCCCGTTCTACGAGGGCCCGCTGCTCGCCCTGACCGGCGGCGTGGACTGCTCCTTCGTCCTGTCCGGCCTGGCCGGCGGGCTCGTCTACACGGCCCTGACCGCGCGCACCTCCCCGGCGGCCGTTCCGGCCGAGGAGCCGGAGCCGGTGGCCGCCTGA